In Camelina sativa cultivar DH55 chromosome 16, Cs, whole genome shotgun sequence, a single window of DNA contains:
- the LOC104750783 gene encoding uncharacterized protein LOC104750783 gives MSNKIEELLRYCEENFERGNLEHALRCAVSVCRANPDAPQPYAHVTAYRILFAAANNRTVTGEPDWYVVLGINRRRSSKYVADAIERRCGEIIEVLDGETGVFKAVLRVYDLVRVGVAELMDEDRRRAYDLRSGFF, from the coding sequence ATGTCGAACAAGATTGAAGAGCTTCTTCGTTACTGTGAAGAGAACTTTGAGAGAGGAAACCTAGAACATGCGTTACGATGCGCTGTCTCAGTCTGTAGAGCGAATCCTGATGCTCCTCAACCTTACGCGCACGTCACAGCTTATAGAATCCTTTTCGCAGCAGCTAACAATCGCACGGTCACTGGGGAGCCTGACTGGTACGTTGTGTTGGGAATCAACAGACGCAGATCTTCAAAGTATGTGGCGGACGCAATTGAGAGGCGGTGCGGGGAGATAATTGAGGTGTTGGACGGAGAGACTGGGGTTTTCAAGGCTGTTTTGAGGGTTTATGATCTGGTTAGAGTCGGTGTGGCTGAGTTGATGGACGAAGATAGGAGAAGAGCGTATGATCTCCGTTCTGGATTTTTCTAA
- the LOC104750782 gene encoding transmembrane emp24 domain-containing protein p24delta10: MFLNSQKLWTKMILILTIWSPISQSLHFDLHSGRTKCIAEDIKSNSMTVGKYSIDNPHEGQALPQSHKITVKVTSNAGNNYHNAEQVDSGQFAFSAVEAGDYMACFTAVDHKPELALSIDFEWKTGVQSKSWAKVAKKSQVEVMEFEVKSLLDTVNSIHEEMYYLRDREEEMQDLNRSTNTKMAWLSVLSFFVCIGVAGMQCLHLKTFFEKKKVI; the protein is encoded by the exons atgtttCTCAATTCGCAAAAGCTATGGACGAAGATGATTCTAATTCTAACGATTTGGTCACCAATTTCACAGTCGCTTCACTTCGATCTACACTCAGGTCGAACAAAGTGTATCGCGGAAGACATCAAGAGCAATTCAATGACTGTTGGTAAATACAGCATCGATAACCCTCACGAAGGTCAAGCTTTACCACAATCTCACAAGATCACCGTCAAG GTGACGTCTAACGCCGGGAACAATTACCATAACGCGGAACAAGTTGATTCAGGGCAATTCGCGTTCTCTGCAGTGGAAGCAGGTGATTACATGGCGTGCTTCACTGCTGTTGATCATAAGCCTGAGCTAGCGTTGAGTATTGATTTTGAGTGGAAGACTGGTGTTCAATCTAAGAGTTGGGCTAAGGTTGCTAAGAAGAGCCAAGTTGAA GTAATGGAATTTGAGGTGAAGAGTCTTCTTGATACGGTTAACTCGATTCATGAAGAGATGTATTATCTTAGagatag GGAAGAAGAGATGCAAGACTTGAACCGTTCCACTAACACGAAAATGGCATGGTTGAGTGTGCTCTCGTTTTTCGTCTGCATAGGAGTTGCAGGGATGCAGTGTTTGCACTTGAAGACGTTtttcgagaagaagaaggttatcTAA